From the genome of Paracoccus seriniphilus, one region includes:
- the rpoB gene encoding DNA-directed RNA polymerase subunit beta has protein sequence MAQAYVGQKRIRRYYGNIREVLEMPNLIEVQKSSYDLFLKSGEGEEHRDGDGIRGVFQSVFPIKDFNETATLEFVKYELEKPKYDVEECQQRDMTYAAPLKVTLRLIVFDVDENTGAKSVKDIKEQDVFMGDMPLMTQNGTFIVNGTERVVVSQMHRSPGVFFDHDRGKTHSSGKLLFACRIIPYRGSWLDFEFDAKDLVFARIDRRRKLPVTTLLYALGMDQEAIMDAFYETVDYTLRKEGREQGWVTRFFPERVRGTRPSYDLVNADTGEIITKAGDKVTPRLVKQLLETGEQVNLFVPFDRIIGRFVAKDIINEETGLIYAEAGDEITAEYDKDGELSGGLLKVLLDNGIGDIPVLDIDHVNVGPYIRNTMAADKNMNREQALTDIYRVMRPGEPPTVEAASALFDNLFFDSERYDLSAVGRVKMNMRLDLDAPDTQRTLRHEDIVACVRGLVELRDGKGEIDDIDHLGNRRVRSVGELMENQYRVGLLRMERAIRERMSGVEIDTVMPQDLINAKPAAAAVREFFGSSQLSQFMDQTNPLSEVTHKRRLSALGPGGLTRERAGFEVRDVHPTHYGRMCPIETPEGQNIGLINSLATFARVNKYGFIETPYRKVIDGKVTDDVVYMSATEEMRHTVAQANATLDDDGNFVDELISTRQSGDFMLNPVDAVDLIDVSPKQLVSVAAALIPFLENDDANRALMGSNMQRQAVPLLRAEAPFVGTGMEATVARDSGAAIMARRGGIIDQVDAQRIVVRATENLEAGDAGVDIYRLRKFKRSNQSSTINQRPLVKVGERVMTNQVIADGPSTDRGELAIGRNVVVAFMPWNGYNYEDSILISERIHRDDVFTSIHIDEYEVAARDTKLGPEEITRDIPNVGEEALRNLDEAGIVYIGAEVGPADILVGKITPKGESPMTPEEKLLRAIFGEKASDVRDTSLRLPPGAYGTVVEVRVFNRHGVDKDERALQIEREEVERLARDRDDEQAILDRNIYARLKSLILGKVAVKGPKGVKANTEITEDLLATLSRGQWWQLAVGEEDIAKEVEALNHQYDAQKKALEARFEDKVEKVRQGDDLPPGVMKMVKVFVAVKRKLQAGDKMAGRHGNKGVISKVVPMEDMPFLADGTPVDLVLNPLGVPSRMNVGQILETHMGWASRGLGIKIDEALEEYRRNADIDAVREAMKNGYGEKIYDDILADMDDATLIEHADTVRNGVPIATPVFDGAKEADVNDALRRAGFDESGQSIVFDGRTGEQFARPVTVGVKYFLKLHHLVDDKMHARSTGPYSLVTQQPLGGKAQFGGQRLGEMEVWALEAYGAAYTLQEMLTVKSDDVAGRTKVYESIVKGDDNFEAGVPESFNVLVKEVRGLGLNMELLDAEEEE, from the coding sequence ATGGCGCAAGCTTATGTCGGCCAAAAGCGTATCCGGCGCTATTATGGCAACATCCGTGAAGTTCTGGAGATGCCGAACCTGATCGAGGTTCAGAAATCTTCCTATGACCTGTTCCTGAAATCCGGCGAAGGTGAAGAGCACCGGGACGGCGACGGGATCCGAGGCGTGTTCCAGTCGGTATTCCCGATCAAGGATTTCAACGAAACCGCAACGCTCGAGTTCGTGAAATACGAACTTGAAAAGCCCAAATACGATGTCGAGGAATGTCAGCAGCGCGACATGACCTATGCGGCGCCGCTGAAGGTGACGCTGCGTCTGATCGTGTTCGATGTCGATGAAAACACCGGTGCCAAATCGGTCAAGGACATCAAGGAACAGGACGTCTTCATGGGTGACATGCCCCTGATGACGCAGAACGGGACGTTCATCGTGAACGGAACCGAACGTGTGGTCGTTTCCCAGATGCACCGTTCGCCCGGCGTGTTCTTTGACCATGACCGCGGCAAGACCCACAGCTCGGGCAAGCTGTTGTTTGCCTGCCGCATCATTCCCTATCGCGGCAGCTGGCTGGACTTTGAATTCGACGCCAAGGACCTGGTCTTTGCACGCATCGACCGCCGCCGGAAACTGCCGGTGACGACCCTGCTCTATGCGCTTGGCATGGATCAGGAGGCAATCATGGATGCCTTCTATGAGACCGTCGACTATACCCTGCGCAAAGAGGGGCGTGAGCAGGGCTGGGTGACGCGGTTCTTCCCCGAACGTGTGCGTGGCACCCGTCCGTCCTATGACCTGGTCAATGCCGATACCGGCGAGATCATCACCAAGGCCGGTGACAAGGTCACTCCGCGTCTGGTCAAGCAACTGCTTGAGACCGGCGAGCAGGTCAATCTGTTCGTTCCCTTTGACCGTATCATTGGACGTTTCGTTGCCAAGGATATCATCAACGAGGAAACCGGCCTGATCTATGCCGAAGCCGGCGACGAGATTACGGCGGAATACGACAAGGACGGCGAACTTTCGGGCGGTCTGCTGAAGGTTCTGCTGGACAATGGCATCGGCGACATCCCGGTTCTGGACATCGACCATGTCAATGTCGGTCCCTATATCCGCAACACCATGGCTGCGGACAAGAACATGAACCGCGAACAGGCGCTGACCGATATCTATCGCGTCATGCGTCCGGGCGAGCCGCCCACCGTCGAGGCGGCTTCGGCACTGTTCGACAATCTGTTCTTCGACAGCGAACGCTATGACCTTTCGGCCGTTGGTCGGGTCAAGATGAACATGCGTCTGGACCTTGACGCGCCGGACACCCAGCGGACGCTGCGTCACGAAGATATCGTGGCCTGTGTGCGCGGTCTGGTGGAACTGCGCGACGGCAAGGGCGAGATCGACGATATCGACCATCTGGGCAACCGCCGGGTCCGCTCGGTCGGCGAACTGATGGAAAACCAGTATCGCGTCGGTCTGCTGCGCATGGAACGGGCGATCCGCGAGCGCATGTCGGGCGTCGAGATCGACACCGTCATGCCGCAGGATCTGATCAACGCCAAGCCGGCAGCGGCCGCGGTGCGTGAATTCTTTGGCTCGTCGCAGCTGTCGCAGTTCATGGACCAGACCAACCCGCTGTCCGAGGTCACGCACAAGCGTCGTCTCTCGGCGCTTGGGCCGGGCGGTCTGACGCGGGAACGTGCAGGCTTCGAGGTGCGCGACGTTCACCCGACCCACTATGGCCGGATGTGTCCGATCGAAACGCCGGAAGGTCAGAACATCGGTCTGATCAACTCTCTGGCGACCTTCGCCCGTGTCAACAAGTATGGCTTCATCGAAACGCCCTATCGCAAGGTGATCGACGGCAAGGTGACCGACGATGTCGTTTACATGTCGGCTACCGAAGAGATGCGCCATACGGTTGCCCAGGCAAACGCGACGCTGGACGACGACGGCAATTTCGTCGACGAGCTGATCTCGACCCGTCAGTCGGGTGACTTCATGTTGAATCCGGTCGATGCTGTCGATCTGATCGACGTGTCGCCCAAACAGCTGGTCTCGGTTGCTGCGGCGCTGATTCCATTCCTTGAAAACGACGACGCCAACCGCGCCCTGATGGGGTCGAACATGCAACGTCAGGCGGTGCCGCTGCTGCGTGCCGAGGCTCCATTCGTGGGCACCGGGATGGAAGCGACCGTGGCCCGTGACTCGGGCGCTGCGATCATGGCCCGCCGTGGCGGCATCATCGACCAGGTTGACGCTCAGCGGATCGTTGTGCGCGCGACCGAGAATCTCGAAGCCGGCGATGCCGGTGTCGATATCTATCGCCTGCGCAAGTTCAAACGTTCGAACCAGTCCTCGACCATCAACCAGCGTCCGCTGGTGAAGGTCGGTGAACGGGTGATGACCAACCAGGTGATCGCCGACGGTCCTTCGACCGATCGGGGTGAACTGGCCATCGGCCGCAACGTGGTCGTCGCCTTCATGCCCTGGAACGGCTACAACTACGAGGACTCGATCCTGATCAGCGAGCGGATCCACCGCGACGACGTGTTCACCTCGATCCATATCGACGAATACGAAGTGGCGGCCCGCGATACCAAGCTTGGGCCCGAGGAAATCACCCGCGACATTCCCAACGTCGGTGAAGAGGCGCTGCGCAACCTTGATGAGGCCGGCATCGTCTATATCGGTGCCGAGGTCGGACCCGCGGATATTCTGGTGGGCAAGATCACGCCCAAGGGCGAAAGCCCGATGACGCCGGAAGAAAAGCTGCTGCGCGCGATCTTTGGCGAAAAGGCCTCGGATGTGCGTGACACCTCTCTGCGTCTGCCGCCCGGAGCCTATGGGACCGTTGTCGAAGTGCGTGTCTTCAACCGTCACGGCGTCGACAAGGACGAACGCGCGCTGCAGATCGAGCGTGAAGAGGTCGAGCGTCTGGCGCGTGACCGCGACGATGAGCAGGCGATCCTGGACCGCAACATCTATGCGCGTCTGAAGTCGCTGATCCTGGGCAAGGTTGCCGTCAAGGGGCCGAAAGGCGTCAAGGCGAACACCGAGATCACCGAGGATCTGCTGGCAACGCTGAGCCGTGGTCAATGGTGGCAGCTGGCTGTTGGCGAGGAAGACATCGCCAAGGAAGTCGAGGCGCTGAACCATCAGTACGACGCCCAGAAGAAGGCTCTGGAAGCCCGCTTCGAGGACAAGGTCGAGAAAGTCCGTCAGGGCGACGACCTGCCGCCGGGTGTCATGAAAATGGTCAAGGTCTTTGTCGCCGTGAAGCGCAAGCTGCAGGCTGGTGACAAGATGGCTGGTCGTCACGGCAACAAGGGTGTCATCTCGAAGGTCGTGCCGATGGAAGACATGCCCTTCCTGGCCGATGGCACGCCGGTTGACCTGGTGCTGAACCCTCTGGGCGTTCCGTCGCGGATGAACGTCGGACAGATCCTCGAAACCCATATGGGTTGGGCTTCGCGCGGTCTTGGCATCAAGATCGACGAGGCGCTGGAAGAGTATCGCCGCAATGCCGACATCGATGCGGTTCGCGAGGCCATGAAGAACGGCTATGGCGAGAAGATCTATGACGACATTCTTGCCGACATGGATGACGCCACGCTGATCGAACATGCCGATACCGTGCGTAACGGTGTGCCGATCGCGACGCCGGTCTTCGACGGTGCCAAAGAGGCCGATGTGAATGACGCATTGCGCCGCGCGGGCTTTGATGAATCGGGTCAGTCGATCGTCTTTGACGGCCGGACCGGTGAGCAGTTCGCCCGCCCTGTCACCGTTGGCGTGAAATACTTCCTGAAGCTGCATCACCTTGTCGATGACAAGATGCATGCCCGTTCGACCGGTCCGTACAGCCTTGTCACGCAGCAGCCGCTGGGTGGTAAAGCACAGTTCGGTGGTCAGCGTCTGGGTGAGATGGAGGTCTGGGCTCTGGAAGCCTATGGCGCCGCCTATACCCTGCAGGAAATGTTGACCGTCAAGTCGGATGACGTCGCAGGCCGGACCAAGGTCTATGAATCGATCGTCAAGGGCGATGACAATTTCGAAGCCGGTGTGCCCGAATCGTTCAACGTTCTGGTCAAGGAGGTCCGGGGTCTGGGCCTCAACATGGAACTCCTGGATGCGGAGGAAGAGGAGTGA
- the rpoC gene encoding DNA-directed RNA polymerase subunit beta', whose product MNQELATNPLNPLAQPRQFDEIKISLASPEEILAWSFGEVKKPETINYRTFKPERDGLFCARIFGPIKDYECLCGKYKRMKYRGLVCEKCGVEVTLQKVRRERMGHIELAAPVAHIWFLKSLPSRIGLMLDMTLRDLERILYFENYVVIEPGLTDLAYGQLLGEEEYLDAQDNYGADAFTADIGAEAIRAMLANIDLAATAEQLREDLKEATGELKPKKIIKRLKIVESFLESGNRPEWMIMTVIPVIPPELRPLVPLDGGRFATSDLNDLYRRVINRNNRLKRLIELRAPDIIVRNEKRMLQESVDALFDNGRRGRVITGNNRRPLKSLSDMLKGKQGRFRQNLLGKRVDFSGRSVIVTGPELKLHQCGLPKKMALELFKPFIYSRLEAKGLSSTVKQAKKLVEKERPEVWDILDEVIREHPVLLNRAPTLHRLGIQAFEPILIEGKAIQLHPLVCSAFNADFDGDQMAVHVPLSLEAQLEARVLMMSTNNVLSPANGAPIIVPSQDMVLGLYYTSMERKGMPGEGMAFANVDEVEHALAAGEVHLHSKITARIKQIDENGQEVIKRFETTPGRVRLGALLPLNAKAPFELVNRLLRKKDVQTVIDTVYRYCGQKESVIFCDQIMSLGFREAFRAGISFGKDDMVVPDNKWGIVEEVQAQVKEFEQQYLDGLITQGEKYNKVVDAWSKCNDRVTDAMMSTISAVKTDENGAEMEPNSVYMMAHSGARGSTNQMKQLGGMRGLMAKPNGEIIETPIISNFKEGLTVLEYFNSTHGARKGLSDTALKTANSGYLTRRLVDVAQDCIIREHDCGTEQSITASAAVNDGEVIAPLSERILGRTVAEDVLVPGGDEIILRKGELVDERKADEIEAAGIQTVRIRSALTCESEDGICALCYGRDLARGTLVNIGEAVGIIAAQSIGEPGTQLTMRTFHIGGIAQGGQQSFQPASHEGTIQFRNESLLENANGELVVMSRNMQVLVLDDQGQERASHKLFYGSKLFVKEGDRVARGAKLFEWDPYTLPIIAEKGGTAKFVDLVSGISVRDETDDATGMTQKIVTDWRSAPKGNDLKPEIIIMDVNGEPVRNDQGNPVSYPMSVDAILSIEDGQEIRPGDVVARIPREGAKTKDITGGLPRVAELFEARRPKDHAIIAEIDGYVRFGKDYKNKRRVSIEPSEEGREPVEYMLPKGKHIPVQEGDFVQKGDYIMDGNPAPHDILRILGIEALADYLIDEVQDVYRLQGVKINDKHIEVIVRQMLQKIEIIDSGDTTLLKGEHVERDEFEAENAKIEAKGGRRASGEPVLLGITKASLQTRSFISAASFQETTRVLTEASVQGKRDKLVGLKENVIVGRLIPAGTGGATARVRRIATERDNEVIVARRAEAEAAAALAAPEPETASDEAADIFAPKPDSSTDE is encoded by the coding sequence ATGAACCAGGAACTTGCCACCAACCCCCTGAACCCGCTGGCTCAGCCGCGTCAGTTCGATGAGATCAAGATCTCGCTGGCCTCGCCCGAAGAAATTCTGGCCTGGTCCTTTGGCGAGGTGAAGAAACCCGAAACCATCAACTACCGGACCTTCAAGCCCGAACGCGATGGTCTGTTCTGCGCGCGTATTTTTGGTCCGATCAAGGACTATGAATGCCTTTGCGGCAAATACAAGCGCATGAAATATCGCGGTCTGGTCTGCGAGAAATGCGGCGTCGAAGTGACGCTGCAAAAGGTCCGCCGCGAGCGCATGGGCCATATCGAACTGGCCGCGCCGGTCGCCCATATCTGGTTCCTCAAGTCGCTGCCCTCGCGCATCGGCCTGATGCTGGACATGACGCTGCGCGATCTGGAACGGATCCTGTATTTCGAAAACTATGTGGTGATCGAACCGGGTCTGACCGATCTGGCCTATGGCCAGTTGCTGGGCGAAGAGGAATATCTCGACGCGCAGGACAATTACGGTGCCGATGCCTTTACCGCCGATATCGGGGCCGAGGCGATCCGTGCGATGCTGGCCAATATCGACCTGGCTGCAACGGCTGAACAGCTGCGCGAGGATCTGAAAGAGGCCACCGGTGAACTGAAGCCCAAGAAGATCATCAAGCGTCTGAAGATCGTCGAGAGCTTCCTGGAATCGGGCAACCGTCCGGAATGGATGATCATGACCGTGATTCCGGTCATTCCGCCGGAGCTGCGTCCGCTGGTTCCGCTGGATGGCGGCCGTTTCGCGACCTCGGATCTGAATGATCTCTATCGCCGCGTTATCAACCGGAACAACCGTCTGAAGCGCCTGATCGAACTGCGTGCGCCCGATATCATCGTGCGCAACGAAAAGCGGATGCTGCAGGAATCGGTCGATGCGCTGTTTGACAACGGTCGTCGTGGCCGCGTCATCACGGGCAACAACCGTCGCCCGCTGAAGTCGCTGTCGGACATGCTGAAAGGCAAACAGGGTCGCTTCCGTCAGAACCTTCTGGGTAAACGCGTGGACTTCTCGGGTCGTTCGGTCATCGTGACCGGCCCCGAACTGAAGCTGCATCAATGCGGTCTGCCCAAGAAGATGGCGCTGGAGCTGTTCAAGCCGTTCATCTATTCGCGGCTTGAGGCGAAGGGGCTGTCCTCGACGGTCAAACAGGCCAAGAAACTGGTCGAAAAGGAACGCCCCGAAGTCTGGGATATCCTGGACGAGGTCATCCGTGAGCATCCGGTTCTGCTGAACCGTGCGCCCACGCTGCACCGTCTGGGCATTCAGGCCTTCGAACCGATCCTGATCGAAGGCAAGGCCATCCAGCTGCACCCGCTGGTCTGCTCGGCCTTCAACGCCGACTTTGACGGCGACCAGATGGCCGTTCACGTCCCGCTGTCGCTGGAAGCCCAGCTTGAAGCGCGCGTCCTGATGATGTCGACGAACAACGTTCTGTCGCCCGCCAACGGCGCGCCGATCATCGTTCCGTCGCAGGATATGGTGCTTGGCCTCTATTATACCTCGATGGAGCGCAAGGGGATGCCCGGAGAGGGCATGGCCTTTGCCAATGTCGATGAGGTCGAACATGCCCTGGCCGCCGGCGAAGTGCATCTGCACTCGAAAATCACCGCGCGGATCAAGCAGATCGACGAAAACGGCCAGGAAGTCATCAAGCGCTTTGAAACCACGCCGGGTCGTGTCCGTCTGGGGGCGTTGCTGCCGCTGAACGCCAAGGCGCCGTTTGAACTGGTCAACCGTCTGCTGCGCAAGAAAGACGTGCAGACCGTCATCGATACCGTCTACCGCTATTGCGGCCAGAAGGAATCGGTCATCTTCTGTGACCAGATCATGTCCCTGGGTTTCCGCGAAGCCTTCCGCGCCGGCATCAGCTTCGGCAAGGATGACATGGTGGTGCCCGACAACAAATGGGGCATCGTCGAAGAGGTTCAGGCTCAGGTCAAGGAGTTCGAACAGCAGTATCTGGACGGCCTGATCACTCAGGGCGAGAAATACAACAAGGTTGTCGATGCCTGGTCGAAATGTAACGACCGCGTCACCGATGCCATGATGTCCACGATTTCGGCCGTCAAGACGGACGAAAACGGTGCCGAAATGGAACCGAACAGCGTGTACATGATGGCGCATTCGGGGGCTCGGGGTTCGACCAACCAGATGAAACAGCTGGGCGGCATGCGTGGCCTGATGGCCAAGCCGAACGGCGAGATCATCGAAACGCCGATCATCTCGAACTTCAAGGAAGGTCTGACCGTTCTTGAGTACTTCAACTCGACCCACGGTGCCCGGAAGGGTCTGTCGGATACGGCGTTGAAGACCGCGAACTCGGGCTATCTGACGCGGCGTCTGGTCGATGTGGCGCAGGATTGCATCATCCGCGAACATGATTGCGGAACCGAGCAGTCCATCACAGCTTCGGCTGCCGTCAATGACGGTGAGGTCATCGCACCTCTGAGCGAGCGCATTCTGGGCCGGACCGTGGCCGAGGATGTTCTGGTTCCGGGCGGCGACGAGATCATCCTGCGCAAGGGTGAGCTGGTCGACGAACGCAAGGCAGATGAAATCGAAGCCGCTGGCATCCAGACGGTTCGCATTCGCTCGGCCCTGACCTGTGAATCCGAAGACGGCATCTGCGCACTTTGCTATGGCCGTGACCTTGCACGCGGTACGCTGGTCAACATCGGTGAAGCTGTCGGCATCATTGCCGCGCAGTCCATCGGTGAGCCGGGCACCCAGCTGACGATGCGGACCTTCCACATCGGCGGCATTGCCCAGGGTGGACAACAGTCCTTCCAGCCGGCCTCGCACGAGGGGACGATCCAGTTCCGCAACGAAAGCCTGCTGGAAAACGCCAATGGCGAGCTGGTCGTGATGTCGCGCAACATGCAGGTTCTTGTTCTGGACGATCAGGGACAGGAACGTGCCAGCCACAAGCTGTTCTACGGCTCGAAGCTGTTCGTGAAGGAAGGCGATCGCGTCGCCCGTGGCGCCAAACTGTTCGAATGGGATCCCTATACCCTGCCGATCATCGCCGAGAAGGGTGGCACGGCCAAGTTCGTTGATCTCGTGTCGGGCATTTCGGTGCGTGACGAGACCGATGATGCAACCGGCATGACGCAGAAGATCGTGACCGATTGGCGCAGCGCGCCGAAAGGCAATGATCTGAAGCCCGAGATCATCATCATGGACGTCAACGGCGAGCCGGTGCGCAACGATCAGGGCAATCCGGTCAGCTATCCGATGTCGGTGGATGCCATTCTGTCGATCGAGGATGGGCAGGAAATCCGTCCGGGTGACGTTGTTGCGCGTATTCCGCGTGAAGGTGCCAAAACCAAGGACATCACCGGGGGTCTTCCCCGCGTGGCGGAACTGTTCGAGGCACGTCGTCCCAAGGATCACGCCATCATCGCCGAAATCGACGGCTATGTGCGCTTTGGCAAGGACTACAAGAACAAGCGCCGCGTTTCGATCGAACCTTCCGAGGAAGGGCGGGAACCCGTCGAATACATGCTGCCGAAAGGCAAGCATATCCCGGTGCAGGAAGGCGACTTCGTGCAGAAGGGCGACTACATCATGGACGGCAACCCGGCTCCGCATGATATCCTGCGGATCCTGGGGATCGAGGCCCTTGCCGACTACCTCATCGACGAGGTGCAGGACGTTTATCGACTGCAAGGTGTGAAGATCAACGACAAGCACATCGAGGTGATCGTTCGCCAGATGCTGCAGAAGATCGAGATCATCGACAGCGGCGATACGACCCTGCTCAAGGGCGAGCATGTCGAGCGCGACGAGTTCGAGGCCGAGAACGCCAAGATCGAAGCCAAGGGGGGGCGTCGTGCCTCGGGCGAGCCGGTGCTGCTGGGCATCACCAAGGCATCGCTGCAGACCCGCAGCTTCATCTCGGCCGCATCCTTCCAGGAGACGACGCGCGTGCTGACCGAGGCCTCGGTTCAGGGCAAACGCGACAAGCTTGTCGGCCTGAAAGAGAACGTCATCGTCGGTCGTCTGATCCCGGCAGGGACCGGCGGAGCCACGGCACGGGTGCGTCGCATCGCGACCGAGCGCGACAACGAGGTGATCGTTGCGCGTCGGGCCGAAGCGGAAGCGGCCGCAGCCCTGGCTGCGCCCGAACCCGAAACTGCCAGTGACGAGGCGGCGGATATCTTCGCTCCGAAGCCGGACAGCAGCACGGACGAGTGA
- a CDS encoding DMT family transporter: protein MRAPLMSPLRRVSPASVTPQPHAPGDNLRGALLMTLSMIGFGCNDAAMKFVTQDMPLYQAITMRGLTMMVVLWALALREGGLSLAVGRGNRWSMVLRALGEVGSTLLFLNALQVMAIGDLSAVMQSLPLVVMLAAAMFFGERLGPRRLGAVLVGLVGVMMILRPGSGTFGIWALVALGSVLLMVLRDIVTKMFSRDVSSTTIAFYAALSVTVMGGVLALGQGAIMPNLQHLLLLLLASAFLTMGYVTGVAAMRVGEISYVAPFRYTSLIVAIAAGVAIFGEWPDIWTWLGSALVVAAGIYVIWREAQLEKQ, encoded by the coding sequence ATGCGTGCGCCTCTCATGTCTCCCCTGCGGCGGGTCAGCCCCGCCTCGGTCACCCCGCAGCCCCATGCTCCGGGTGACAATCTGCGTGGGGCATTGCTGATGACGCTGTCGATGATCGGCTTTGGTTGCAACGATGCCGCGATGAAATTCGTGACCCAGGACATGCCGCTGTATCAGGCCATCACCATGCGTGGGCTGACGATGATGGTGGTTCTCTGGGCGCTGGCGCTGCGCGAGGGCGGGTTGTCCCTGGCCGTCGGGCGAGGCAATCGCTGGTCGATGGTGCTGCGGGCGCTCGGAGAGGTCGGCTCGACCCTGTTGTTCCTGAATGCCTTGCAGGTCATGGCAATCGGCGACCTGTCGGCGGTGATGCAGTCCCTGCCGCTGGTGGTGATGCTGGCCGCCGCGATGTTCTTTGGCGAGAGGCTGGGACCGCGGCGCCTGGGCGCGGTTCTGGTCGGTCTGGTTGGGGTCATGATGATCCTGCGGCCGGGCAGCGGCACATTCGGCATTTGGGCCTTGGTGGCGCTGGGATCGGTGCTGCTGATGGTCCTGCGCGATATTGTGACCAAGATGTTCAGCCGCGATGTCAGTTCGACCACGATCGCCTTTTACGCGGCCCTGTCGGTGACGGTCATGGGTGGCGTTCTGGCGCTGGGGCAGGGCGCGATCATGCCGAATCTGCAGCACCTGCTGTTGCTCCTTCTGGCCAGTGCATTCCTGACGATGGGCTATGTGACCGGCGTGGCGGCAATGCGGGTCGGGGAAATTTCCTATGTCGCACCCTTCCGCTATACCTCGCTGATCGTAGCCATTGCTGCGGGCGTGGCGATCTTCGGGGAATGGCCGGACATCTGGACCTGGCTGGGATCGGCGCTTGTCGTGGCAGCGGGCATCTATGTGATCTGGCGGGAAGCGCAATTGGAGAAGCAGTGA
- a CDS encoding glycosyltransferase — MRVQMLGLCRFSYVGLRGYKIEHDSYEERRRFLYQPDRLARRWQWFTRVALPAWQAQTDPDFTLVIMTGPDLPDPYLSRLRELVAGMPQLRLELVPPMERHLQACRAAIAPHVESDADVIGHFRHDDDDAVAIDYVASTRRDFRRVKALWKTEQRLSLDYSRGVMASVGPDGIELTPRLCHNMGVALTVFLPPEVESSALHFDHSKIGLWMPGVAITKPLMFLRAIHGDSDSGAMGPGTPWSLSREQADRQLWQRFRLRRQDLDSLARES, encoded by the coding sequence ATGCGCGTGCAAATGCTGGGGCTGTGCCGGTTCTCCTATGTCGGCCTGCGTGGTTACAAGATCGAGCATGACAGCTATGAGGAGCGGCGTCGCTTTCTGTATCAGCCCGATCGGCTGGCACGGCGTTGGCAATGGTTCACCCGGGTGGCGCTGCCGGCATGGCAGGCCCAGACCGACCCGGATTTCACCCTTGTGATCATGACCGGACCGGATCTGCCCGACCCCTATCTGTCGCGCCTGCGGGAACTGGTCGCGGGCATGCCGCAGCTGCGGCTGGAACTGGTCCCGCCGATGGAGCGTCACCTGCAGGCCTGCCGAGCCGCAATCGCCCCCCATGTCGAAAGCGATGCTGATGTGATCGGGCATTTCCGCCATGACGATGATGACGCGGTGGCGATTGACTATGTCGCCTCCACGCGCAGGGATTTCCGGCGGGTGAAGGCGCTGTGGAAAACCGAACAACGGCTGTCGCTGGATTATTCGCGCGGGGTGATGGCCTCGGTCGGCCCAGACGGGATCGAGCTGACGCCGCGTCTGTGCCACAACATGGGCGTCGCCCTGACTGTATTCCTGCCCCCCGAGGTCGAAAGCAGCGCGTTGCACTTTGATCATTCCAAGATCGGCTTGTGGATGCCCGGCGTCGCGATTACCAAGCCGCTGATGTTCCTGCGCGCCATCCATGGTGACAGTGACTCGGGCGCCATGGGGCCGGGAACGCCCTGGTCTCTCAGCCGCGAACAGGCCGACCGGCAGCTGTGGCAGCGCTTTCGCCTGCGCCGACAGGATCTGGACAGTCTGGCCCGCGAAAGCTGA
- the rpsL gene encoding 30S ribosomal protein S12, translated as MPTIQQLIRKPRQPKVKRSKSMHLQGNPQKRGVCTRVYTTTPKKPNSAMRKVAKVRLTNGFEVISYIPGEKHNLQEHSVVLIRGGRVKDLPGVRYHILRGVLDTQGVKDRRQRRSKYGAKRPK; from the coding sequence ATGCCGACAATTCAACAGCTGATCCGCAAGCCGCGGCAGCCTAAAGTCAAGCGGTCAAAGTCAATGCATCTGCAGGGTAACCCGCAGAAGCGTGGCGTTTGCACGCGCGTCTATACCACGACGCCGAAGAAACCGAACTCTGCTATGCGGAAGGTGGCCAAGGTCCGCCTGACGAATGGCTTCGAGGTCATCTCCTACATTCCGGGCGAAAAGCACAACCTTCAGGAACACAGCGTCGTGCTGATCCGTGGCGGCCGTGTGAAAGACCTTCCGGGTGTCCGTTACCACATCCTGCGCGGTGTGCTGGATACCCAGGGCGTCAAAGATCGTCGTCAGCGTCGTTCGAAATACG